A single region of the Massilia sp. erpn genome encodes:
- the hutC gene encoding histidine utilization repressor yields the protein MEQPAPDHTPIFQRIKDYLLEQIAAGHWKEGDVIPSEQALTKQFGVSRMTVNRAVRELTAEQVLTRRQGSGTFVAQQKYQATLLEIKSIAEEVRARGHAHRSSLQQLERGKASELLAKQFDLAPGHLLFHSVIVHYENGVPIQVEDRWVNPLCAPDYMEQDFAHTTPNEYLMAAAPLQGATYSIEALAPPRDIADMLAIDTRQPCLVLRRQTRSAGRIASLATMWHPGHRYQFAGSFT from the coding sequence ATGGAACAACCAGCACCAGACCATACCCCTATTTTTCAGCGCATCAAGGACTATCTGCTGGAGCAGATCGCTGCCGGGCACTGGAAGGAAGGCGATGTGATCCCCTCCGAGCAGGCCCTGACCAAGCAATTCGGCGTCTCGCGCATGACGGTCAACCGCGCCGTGCGCGAATTGACGGCGGAACAGGTGCTGACCCGGCGCCAGGGTTCGGGTACCTTCGTCGCCCAGCAAAAATATCAGGCCACCCTGCTGGAGATCAAGAGTATCGCCGAGGAGGTGCGCGCGCGCGGCCACGCCCACCGCAGCAGCCTGCAGCAGCTCGAACGCGGCAAGGCCAGCGAGCTGCTGGCCAAGCAGTTCGATCTGGCGCCCGGCCACCTGCTGTTCCATTCGGTGATCGTGCACTATGAAAACGGGGTGCCGATCCAGGTCGAGGACCGCTGGGTCAACCCGCTGTGCGCCCCCGATTATATGGAGCAGGACTTCGCTCATACCACGCCCAATGAATACCTGATGGCCGCCGCCCCGCTGCAGGGCGCGACCTACAGCATCGAAGCGCTGGCGCCGCCGCGCGACATCGCCGACATGCTGGCCATCGACACGCGCCAGCCCTGCCTGGTGCTGCGCCGCCAGACCCGCTCGGCCGGGCGCAT
- the ada gene encoding bifunctional DNA-binding transcriptional regulator/O6-methylguanine-DNA methyltransferase Ada, which produces MGKSQFKSEAQRWAAVQQRNSAADGQFYYSVRTTGVFCRPSCGARPALRSNVSFHDSIAAAEQAGFRPCKRCKPDQPPLAERHAAMVAKMCRLIDEAESEPDLDSLAEASGMSRFHFHRIFKAQTGLTPKAYASAVRQRRMQEGLAQEGSVTAAIYASGFNSSGRFYAASQGALGMTPSAFRSGGKGATIRFAIGASSLGAILVASTEKGICAILMGDDPDALARDLQDRFPQAEIIGAEPDFEQVVARVVGMVEHPEIGLDLPLDVRGTAFQQRVWQVLREIPAGRTVSYSELAEMVGAPKGARAVAGACAANAIAIAVPCHRVVRNDGSISGYRWGVERKQILLEREGSK; this is translated from the coding sequence ATGGGCAAGAGTCAATTCAAGAGCGAGGCGCAGCGCTGGGCCGCCGTCCAGCAGCGCAACAGCGCGGCTGATGGCCAGTTCTATTATTCGGTGCGCACCACCGGCGTGTTTTGCCGCCCTTCCTGCGGCGCGCGGCCGGCCCTGCGCAGCAATGTGAGTTTTCACGACAGTATCGCCGCCGCCGAGCAGGCCGGCTTCCGGCCCTGCAAGCGCTGCAAGCCGGACCAGCCGCCGCTGGCCGAGCGCCACGCCGCCATGGTGGCGAAAATGTGCCGCCTGATCGACGAGGCCGAGAGTGAGCCGGACCTGGACAGCCTGGCCGAAGCCAGCGGCATGAGCCGCTTCCACTTCCACCGCATCTTCAAGGCCCAGACCGGGCTGACGCCGAAAGCCTATGCCAGCGCTGTGCGCCAGCGCCGCATGCAGGAGGGACTGGCGCAGGAAGGGTCGGTGACGGCGGCCATCTATGCCTCCGGCTTCAATTCCAGCGGCCGATTCTACGCCGCCTCCCAGGGCGCGCTGGGCATGACGCCGAGCGCCTTCCGCAGCGGCGGCAAGGGCGCCACCATCCGCTTCGCCATCGGCGCCAGCTCGCTGGGCGCGATCCTGGTGGCGAGCACGGAAAAGGGCATCTGCGCCATCCTCATGGGCGACGACCCCGACGCCCTGGCGCGCGACCTGCAGGACCGCTTCCCGCAGGCCGAGATCATCGGCGCCGAGCCGGATTTCGAGCAGGTGGTGGCGCGCGTGGTGGGAATGGTCGAGCATCCCGAAATCGGCCTCGATCTGCCGCTCGACGTGCGCGGCACGGCCTTCCAGCAACGCGTATGGCAGGTCTTGCGCGAAATTCCGGCCGGGCGCACCGTCAGCTATAGCGAGCTGGCCGAGATGGTTGGCGCGCCGAAGGGGGCGCGCGCCGTGGCCGGTGCCTGCGCCGCCAATGCGATCGCAATTGCCGTGCCCTGCCACCGCGTGGTGCGCAACGACGGTTCGATTTCCGGCTACCGCTGGGGCGTGGAGCGCAAGCAGATTCTGCTCGAGCGCGAGGGATCGAAATGA
- a CDS encoding 2OG-Fe(II) oxygenase, protein MSEADAPAAREAQGGAAAGRVDWTRIEADLDTYGCAVVRAALTPAQCEALAAGYADAAQFRSRVVMERHGFGKGEYQYYAYPLPPLVAQLRERMYGPLAAIANRWHAALDIGTRFPERHVDYLARCHAAGQLRPTPLLLQYGAGDYNCLHQDLYGEHIFPLQAAFLLSRPGQDFEGGEFVLTEQRPRMQSRVEVVALGQGDAVIFPVTQRPVNGTRGVYRVNMRHGVSRLRSGTRHTLGIIFHDAE, encoded by the coding sequence ATGAGCGAGGCCGACGCGCCGGCGGCGCGCGAAGCGCAAGGCGGGGCGGCGGCCGGCCGCGTCGACTGGACGCGCATCGAAGCCGATCTCGATACCTATGGCTGCGCCGTGGTGCGCGCCGCTCTCACGCCGGCGCAGTGCGAAGCTCTGGCAGCCGGCTACGCCGATGCCGCGCAGTTCCGCAGCCGGGTCGTGATGGAGCGTCACGGCTTCGGCAAGGGCGAATACCAGTACTACGCCTATCCGCTGCCGCCGCTGGTAGCCCAGCTGCGCGAACGCATGTATGGCCCGCTGGCCGCCATCGCCAATCGCTGGCATGCGGCGCTGGACATCGGCACGCGCTTCCCTGAACGGCATGTCGACTACCTGGCGCGCTGCCATGCGGCCGGCCAGCTGCGCCCCACGCCGCTGCTGCTGCAATACGGCGCGGGCGATTACAACTGCCTGCACCAGGATCTGTATGGCGAACATATCTTTCCCCTGCAGGCGGCATTTCTGCTGTCGCGCCCCGGCCAGGATTTCGAAGGCGGCGAATTCGTGCTGACCGAGCAGCGTCCGCGCATGCAGTCACGCGTCGAAGTGGTGGCGCTGGGGCAGGGCGATGCCGTGATCTTCCCCGTGACGCAGCGTCCCGTGAACGGTACGCGCGGCGTCTACCGCGTGAATATGCGGCACGGCGTGAGCCGCCTGCGCAGCGGCACCCGCCACACCCTCGGCATCATCTTCCACGACGCCGAATAG
- a CDS encoding glutathione S-transferase family protein, translating into MDCPLELESKIQSVAKFALWSNQAFASGVAAMLTLFDYLPSQNAYKVRLLLSHLGLPYRTELISIFEGEGHAPDYLAINPTGAVPAIRLGDGRVLAESNAILTYLAHGTRYLPADAFAAAKVQQWMSFEQDYVMNIAGLRHWTMTGKLARRPAALVEMRRAGGLRALQILERELSGRPFIVGDDYTIADIALFAYTHRADEAGLPLHEFAHVCAWIGRVRTQPGFLDEHHPYAIDPHSGGELP; encoded by the coding sequence ATGGACTGTCCTCTCGAATTGGAAAGCAAGATCCAGAGTGTAGCGAAATTCGCGCTCTGGTCCAATCAAGCCTTTGCTTCCGGAGTTGCCGCCATGCTGACGCTGTTCGATTACCTGCCTTCGCAAAACGCCTATAAAGTACGCCTGCTTCTGAGCCATCTCGGCCTGCCTTACCGCACGGAGCTGATCAGCATCTTCGAAGGAGAGGGCCATGCGCCTGATTACCTGGCCATCAATCCCACCGGCGCCGTACCGGCCATCCGCCTGGGCGACGGGCGCGTACTGGCCGAATCCAATGCCATTCTGACCTACCTCGCGCACGGCACGCGCTATCTGCCTGCCGATGCTTTTGCGGCGGCCAAGGTGCAGCAGTGGATGTCGTTCGAGCAGGACTATGTCATGAATATCGCCGGGCTGCGCCATTGGACGATGACCGGCAAGCTGGCGCGCCGGCCCGCCGCCCTGGTGGAAATGCGCCGCGCGGGCGGCCTGCGCGCGCTGCAGATTCTTGAGCGCGAATTGTCCGGCCGTCCTTTCATTGTGGGTGACGACTACACCATTGCCGACATCGCGCTGTTCGCCTACACGCATCGGGCCGACGAAGCCGGCCTGCCGCTGCATGAATTCGCCCATGTCTGCGCCTGGATCGGGCGCGTACGCACCCAGCCAGGCTTCCTCGACGAGCACCATCCCTACGCCATCGATCCGCACTCCGGCGGCGAGCTGCCTTGA
- a CDS encoding amidohydrolase, translating to MHFRRTLLAAAALAAAHAVQAGTMIDNANGYTLNARGELLQFKALAFDDTGRLVAVGSAREVAAKAKGYQRIDVQGKTVLPGLIDAHGHVFGLGYIASGVELYSSTSLDGALKTVQAFAQANPQRSWIVGNGWNQEIWKLGRFPTAAELDGVTGERPAMLRRVDGHAAWVNSKALQLAGITRDTKDPAGGKIERDADGNATGILVDNAMELMDGVVPRPGDLERRAALDGALAALSKVGLTSVHDAGMGEAEDALFREYADQGKLSARVYAMIGDTGEAFDRLSARGPLASYANDLYALSAVKLVSDGALGSRGAAMMQPYSDAPHTHGLLFYKNEEMLAKMEKAMKAGYQVNIHAIGDAGNRQILDGYAALLKKYPGAAKRHRIEHAQVVALGDIPRFKQLGIIPSMQPTHATSDQNMAEQRVGPQRIKGAYAWHSFLKQGSKIACGSDFPIESPNPFEGLHAAVTRQDNAGLPLGGWYKNQAMTLKQAFRCFTLDAAYAARQENAIGTLEAGKWADFIVVDADLFKVPASAIGKIRVQQTWLSGKPVYTAP from the coding sequence ATGCACTTCCGCCGCACCCTGCTGGCCGCCGCCGCGCTGGCCGCCGCCCATGCCGTCCAAGCCGGCACCATGATCGACAACGCCAACGGCTACACGCTGAATGCCAGGGGAGAGCTGCTGCAGTTCAAGGCGCTGGCGTTCGACGACACGGGCCGCCTTGTCGCCGTCGGCAGTGCGAGGGAGGTGGCGGCCAAGGCCAAGGGCTATCAGCGCATCGACGTGCAAGGCAAGACCGTGCTGCCCGGCCTGATCGACGCCCACGGCCACGTCTTTGGCCTGGGCTATATCGCCAGCGGCGTGGAACTGTACAGCTCCACCTCGCTCGACGGCGCGCTCAAGACCGTGCAGGCCTTTGCCCAAGCCAATCCGCAGCGCAGCTGGATCGTCGGCAATGGCTGGAACCAGGAAATCTGGAAGCTGGGCCGCTTCCCCACGGCCGCCGAACTCGATGGCGTCACCGGCGAGCGTCCCGCCATGCTGCGCCGCGTCGACGGCCATGCCGCCTGGGTCAACAGCAAAGCCCTGCAGCTGGCCGGCATCACGCGCGACACCAAGGACCCGGCCGGCGGCAAGATCGAACGCGATGCGGACGGCAATGCCACCGGCATCCTGGTCGACAATGCGATGGAGCTGATGGACGGCGTGGTGCCGCGTCCTGGCGATCTGGAGCGCCGCGCCGCGCTCGATGGCGCCCTGGCGGCCCTGTCCAAGGTCGGCCTGACCAGCGTGCACGACGCCGGCATGGGCGAAGCCGAGGACGCGCTGTTCCGCGAATACGCCGACCAGGGCAAACTGAGCGCCCGCGTCTACGCCATGATTGGCGACACCGGCGAAGCCTTCGACCGCCTGTCGGCGCGCGGCCCGCTGGCATCGTATGCCAACGACCTGTATGCGCTGAGCGCCGTCAAGCTGGTCTCCGACGGCGCCCTGGGCAGCCGTGGCGCCGCCATGATGCAGCCCTACAGCGACGCGCCGCACACGCACGGCCTGCTGTTCTACAAAAACGAAGAGATGCTGGCCAAGATGGAAAAGGCCATGAAGGCTGGCTACCAGGTCAACATCCACGCCATCGGCGACGCCGGCAACCGCCAGATCCTCGACGGCTACGCCGCCCTGCTGAAAAAATATCCCGGCGCCGCCAAGCGCCACCGCATCGAGCACGCGCAAGTGGTGGCGCTGGGCGACATCCCGCGCTTCAAACAGCTCGGCATCATCCCCTCGATGCAGCCCACGCACGCCACCTCCGACCAGAACATGGCCGAACAGCGCGTCGGCCCGCAGCGCATCAAAGGCGCGTACGCCTGGCACAGCTTCCTCAAGCAAGGCTCGAAGATCGCCTGCGGCTCCGACTTCCCGATTGAATCGCCCAATCCGTTTGAAGGCCTGCACGCCGCCGTTACGCGCCAGGACAATGCCGGCCTGCCGCTCGGCGGCTGGTACAAGAACCAGGCCATGACCCTGAAACAAGCCTTCCGCTGCTTCACCCTGGACGCGGCGTATGCCGCCCGCCAGGAAAACGCCATCGGCACGCTGGAAGCCGGCAAATGGGCCGACTTCATCGTGGTGGACGCCGACTTGTTCAAGGTGCCCGCCAGCGCCATCGGCAAAATCCGCGTCCAGCAAACCTGGCTCAGTGGCAAACCCGTCTACACCGCCCCCTAA
- the hutU gene encoding urocanate hydratase, which produces MSTPSSSLENDPRFDASREIRAPRGSERVCKTWGAEAAYRMIQNNLDKEVAENPKHLVVYGGIGRAARNWECFDQILASLKELEEDQTLLIQSGKPVGVFQTHADAPRVLIANSNLVPKWGNWEHFNELDRKGLFMYGQMTAGSWIYIGTQGIVQGTYETFAEAGRQHFGGDLKGRWILTAGLGGMGGAQPLAATMAGAVSLTIECQQSSIDFRLRTRYLDKQAASIDEALALVQQHKAAGEAISIGLLGNAAEVLPELVKRAKAGGIIPDIVTDQTSAHDLINGYLPSGWSVAEWKAAQQDVAAHERLTQAAAQSCAAHVQAMLDFQQLGAKVVDYGNNIRQVALDQGVKNAFDFPGFVPAYIRPQFCEGRGPFRWVALSGDPEDIYKTDAKIKELFPHHANVHRWLDMARERIAFQGLPARICWLGLGERHIAGLAFNEMVRKGELKAPIVIGRDHLDTGSVASPNRETESMKDGTDAVSDWPLLNALLNTAGGATWVSLHHGGGVGMGYSQHSGVVIVADGTDAAAKRLARVLVNDSGSGVMRHADAGYESAVACAKRNGLNLPMIK; this is translated from the coding sequence ATGAGCACCCCTTCGAGCAGCCTGGAAAATGATCCCCGTTTCGATGCTTCCCGCGAGATCCGCGCGCCGCGCGGTTCTGAGCGGGTGTGCAAGACCTGGGGCGCGGAAGCGGCCTACCGCATGATCCAGAACAATCTGGACAAGGAAGTGGCGGAGAATCCGAAGCATCTGGTGGTCTATGGCGGCATCGGCCGCGCTGCCCGCAACTGGGAGTGCTTCGATCAGATCCTGGCGTCGCTCAAGGAGCTGGAAGAGGATCAGACGCTGCTGATCCAGTCCGGCAAGCCGGTGGGCGTGTTCCAGACCCACGCCGACGCGCCGCGCGTGCTGATCGCCAACTCGAACCTGGTGCCGAAGTGGGGCAACTGGGAGCATTTCAATGAGCTGGACCGCAAGGGCCTGTTCATGTACGGTCAGATGACGGCCGGCAGCTGGATCTATATCGGCACCCAGGGCATCGTGCAAGGCACCTACGAAACCTTCGCCGAGGCGGGCCGCCAGCATTTCGGCGGCGATCTGAAAGGCCGCTGGATTCTGACGGCGGGCCTGGGCGGCATGGGCGGCGCGCAGCCGCTGGCCGCGACCATGGCCGGCGCGGTGTCGCTGACCATCGAGTGCCAGCAGAGCAGCATCGATTTCCGCCTGCGCACCCGCTATCTGGACAAGCAGGCCGCCTCCATCGACGAGGCGCTGGCCCTGGTGCAGCAGCACAAGGCGGCCGGCGAGGCGATTTCCATCGGCCTGCTGGGCAATGCGGCCGAGGTGCTGCCGGAGCTGGTCAAGCGCGCCAAGGCCGGCGGCATCATCCCCGATATCGTGACTGACCAGACTTCGGCCCATGACCTGATCAACGGCTATCTGCCAAGCGGCTGGAGCGTGGCCGAGTGGAAGGCGGCGCAGCAGGATGTCGCCGCCCACGAGCGTCTGACACAGGCGGCGGCCCAGTCCTGCGCCGCCCACGTGCAGGCCATGCTGGACTTCCAGCAGCTGGGCGCGAAAGTGGTCGACTACGGCAACAATATCCGCCAGGTGGCCCTGGACCAGGGCGTGAAGAATGCCTTCGATTTCCCCGGCTTCGTGCCGGCCTATATCCGCCCGCAGTTCTGCGAAGGCCGCGGCCCGTTCCGCTGGGTGGCGCTGTCCGGCGACCCGGAGGATATCTACAAGACCGACGCCAAGATCAAGGAGCTGTTCCCGCACCACGCCAATGTGCACCGTTGGCTGGACATGGCGCGCGAGCGCATCGCCTTCCAGGGCCTGCCGGCGCGCATCTGCTGGCTGGGCCTGGGCGAGCGCCACATCGCCGGCCTGGCTTTCAACGAGATGGTGCGCAAGGGCGAGCTGAAAGCGCCGATCGTCATCGGCCGCGACCATCTGGACACCGGTTCGGTGGCCAGCCCTAACCGCGAAACGGAAAGCATGAAGGACGGCACCGATGCCGTGTCCGACTGGCCGCTGCTGAACGCCCTGCTGAACACCGCCGGCGGCGCCACCTGGGTCTCGCTGCACCATGGCGGCGGCGTGGGCATGGGCTATTCCCAGCATTCCGGCGTGGTGATCGTGGCCGACGGCACCGACGCTGCCGCCAAGCGTCTGGCGCGCGTGCTGGTCAACGATAGCGGCTCGGGCGTGATGCGCCATGCCGATGCCGGTTACGAATCCGCGGTCGCCTGCGCCAAGCGCAACGGCCTGAATCTGCCAATGATCAAATAA
- the hutH gene encoding histidine ammonia-lyase, whose amino-acid sequence MKHTQNNAWTLKPGKITLAELRAAWNEHAPVALAAEAYPVIEASAATVRAIVEKGAAAYGINTGFGLLAKTRIPDDKLEQLQRNLILSHSVGTGELMADHVVRLLMLMKIGSLARGFSGIRPVVIDTLIALYNAGIVPAIPAKGSVGASGDLAPLSHMTLAILGEGPVRVNGELMQAADALKAAGIAPVVLAAKEGLALINGTQASAALALHGLFMAERLLEAGMVTGSLSLDAAKGSDSPFDARVHEVRGQPGQIAAASIYRQLVANSAIRASHLVGDERVQDPYCLRCQPQVMGACMDLIANASRTLLIEANAVTDNPLIFSGDDVQIVSGGNFHAEPVAFAADTLALAIAEIGSISERRISLLIDATLSGGLPPFLVKDPGVNSGFMIAHVTAAALASENKSLAHPASVDTIPTSANQEDHVSMATFAARRLDDMAHNTAVIVGIELLAAAQGIDFHRPLQSSPQLEQVHAQLRQKVPFFDVDRLFAPDIEAAKQMVLKGELSAGCKNLFTPLHP is encoded by the coding sequence ATGAAACACACGCAGAACAACGCCTGGACCCTGAAGCCCGGCAAGATCACCCTGGCCGAATTGCGCGCCGCCTGGAACGAGCATGCGCCGGTGGCGCTGGCCGCCGAGGCCTATCCGGTCATCGAAGCTTCCGCCGCCACCGTGCGCGCCATCGTCGAGAAGGGCGCTGCCGCTTACGGCATCAACACCGGTTTCGGCCTGCTGGCCAAGACCCGCATCCCGGACGACAAGCTGGAACAGCTGCAGCGCAACCTGATCCTGTCGCATTCCGTTGGCACTGGCGAATTGATGGCCGACCATGTCGTGCGTCTGCTGATGCTGATGAAGATCGGCAGCCTGGCGCGCGGCTTCTCCGGCATCCGTCCGGTGGTGATCGATACCCTGATCGCCCTGTACAACGCCGGTATTGTTCCGGCCATTCCGGCCAAGGGTTCGGTTGGCGCCTCGGGCGACCTGGCGCCGCTGTCGCATATGACGCTGGCGATCCTGGGCGAAGGCCCGGTGCGCGTGAACGGTGAGCTGATGCAGGCCGCCGACGCGCTGAAAGCCGCCGGCATCGCGCCGGTGGTGCTGGCCGCAAAAGAAGGCTTGGCGCTGATCAACGGCACCCAGGCTTCCGCCGCGCTGGCGCTGCATGGCCTGTTCATGGCTGAGCGCCTGCTGGAAGCCGGCATGGTGACGGGTTCCCTGTCGCTGGACGCGGCCAAGGGCAGCGATTCGCCGTTCGACGCCCGCGTTCACGAGGTGCGCGGCCAGCCGGGTCAGATCGCCGCCGCGTCGATTTACCGCCAGTTGGTGGCCAACAGCGCCATCCGCGCCTCGCATCTGGTGGGCGACGAGCGCGTGCAAGACCCGTACTGCCTGCGCTGCCAGCCGCAAGTCATGGGCGCCTGCATGGACCTGATCGCCAACGCCAGCCGTACCTTGCTGATCGAAGCCAATGCCGTCACTGACAATCCGCTGATCTTCTCCGGCGACGATGTGCAGATCGTCTCGGGTGGCAATTTCCACGCCGAGCCGGTGGCCTTCGCCGCCGACACGCTGGCGCTGGCGATTGCCGAAATCGGCAGCATTTCCGAGCGCCGCATCTCGCTGCTGATCGACGCCACCCTGTCCGGCGGCCTGCCGCCTTTCCTGGTGAAAGACCCTGGCGTGAATTCGGGCTTCATGATCGCCCACGTCACCGCCGCCGCGCTGGCGTCGGAAAACAAGTCCCTGGCCCATCCGGCCAGCGTGGACACCATCCCGACTTCGGCCAACCAGGAAGACCATGTGAGCATGGCCACCTTCGCGGCGCGCCGTCTGGACGATATGGCGCACAATACCGCCGTCATCGTCGGCATCGAGCTGCTGGCGGCGGCGCAGGGCATCGACTTCCACCGTCCGCTGCAATCGTCGCCGCAACTGGAGCAGGTACATGCCCAGCTGCGCCAGAAGGTGCCGTTCTTCGACGTCGACCGCCTGTTCGCGCCGGACATCGAAGCGGCCAAGCAGATGGTGCTGAAAGGCGAGTTGAGCGCCGGCTGCAAAAACCTGTTCACGCCGCTGCATCCTTAA
- the hutG gene encoding N-formylglutamate deformylase, whose product MDYQFKAGGIPLLVSMPHVGTDIPDDIAARFTPGALDKPDTDWHLVQLYGFLQEMGASTLSARWSRYVIDLNRPPENTNLYPGQDTTGLCPLDTFHREQLYQEGQQPDEAEVQRRLAAYWKPYHDQLRAELDRLLHLHGRVVLWDAHSIASIVPRFFEGKLPDLNFGTADGASCAPALTETIASLAQAHGGYTVAVNGRFKGGHITRHYGKPERGVHGIQLEMCQSTYMNETLPFAYRGDLASQVQPLLRQLAQAAADWTKQ is encoded by the coding sequence ATGGATTATCAATTCAAGGCCGGCGGCATTCCGCTGCTGGTGTCGATGCCGCATGTGGGCACTGACATTCCGGACGATATCGCGGCCCGCTTCACGCCGGGCGCGCTGGACAAGCCGGACACCGACTGGCATCTGGTGCAGCTGTATGGCTTCCTGCAGGAGATGGGAGCGTCCACGCTGTCGGCGCGCTGGTCGCGTTATGTGATCGACTTGAACCGTCCTCCCGAGAACACCAATCTGTATCCGGGCCAGGATACGACCGGCCTGTGCCCGCTCGACACCTTCCACCGCGAGCAGCTGTACCAGGAAGGCCAGCAGCCCGACGAGGCGGAAGTGCAGCGCCGCCTGGCCGCCTACTGGAAGCCGTACCACGACCAGCTGCGCGCGGAACTCGACCGCCTGCTGCATCTGCATGGCCGCGTCGTGCTGTGGGACGCGCACTCCATCGCCTCCATCGTGCCGCGCTTCTTCGAAGGCAAGCTGCCCGACCTGAACTTCGGCACGGCCGATGGCGCCAGCTGCGCGCCTGCGCTGACCGAAACCATCGCCAGCCTGGCGCAGGCCCATGGCGGCTATACCGTGGCCGTCAATGGCCGCTTCAAGGGCGGCCATATCACGCGCCACTACGGCAAGCCGGAACGCGGCGTGCATGGCATTCAGCTGGAGATGTGCCAGTCCACCTATATGAATGAAACCCTGCCTTTCGCCTATCGTGGCGACCTGGCGTCGCAGGTGCAGCCTTTGCTGCGCCAGCTGGCCCAGGCTGCGGCCGATTGGACAAAACAATGA
- a CDS encoding formimidoylglutamate deiminase gives MTALFAHNALLPDGWHQNVLLQWDAAGSLTAVTPDAQPAQGAETAHYVMPGMINLHSHSFQRALGGLTEKAGDSPDSFWTWRDLMYRFARSITPEQIEAIAAQLFSECLRHGYTSICEFHYVQRAPDGAMYAQPAETAQRVIAAAQLSGIGITMLPVLYSYSGFGEAALKPEQKRFKTDAQDVLNIIGALEKQRSAQVEVGVAPHSLRAASVAQIREVLATLPAQRPVHIHIAEQQGEVKQSLDYSGRRPVQYLYDHLPVDQRWCLVHATHLVEEEVSAIARSGAVAGLCPTTEANLGDGLFPLEPFLQQGGRFGVGSDSHISQGAVEELRWLEYGQRLQQQRRNIAVSREQRNVGDFLWQAALQGGAQAAGRPVGALGVGKRADLIVLDHEHPNLDGLDAQEVLGSLVFCGNDNLVKDVMVGGQWVVRGQKHAAQPAITARFKQTLAELRGLRT, from the coding sequence ATGACGGCGCTGTTCGCGCACAACGCGCTGCTGCCGGATGGCTGGCATCAGAATGTGCTGCTGCAGTGGGATGCGGCCGGCAGCCTGACGGCGGTGACGCCGGATGCGCAGCCCGCACAGGGCGCCGAAACCGCGCACTACGTTATGCCGGGCATGATCAATCTGCACTCGCACAGCTTCCAGCGCGCGCTGGGCGGCTTGACCGAAAAGGCTGGCGACAGCCCGGACAGCTTCTGGACCTGGCGCGACCTGATGTACCGTTTTGCGCGCAGCATTACGCCGGAGCAGATCGAGGCGATTGCCGCCCAGCTGTTCAGCGAATGCCTGCGCCATGGCTATACCTCGATCTGCGAATTCCATTATGTGCAGCGCGCGCCGGATGGCGCGATGTATGCGCAGCCGGCGGAAACGGCGCAGCGCGTGATCGCGGCGGCGCAGCTGTCGGGCATCGGCATCACCATGCTGCCGGTGCTGTACAGCTATTCCGGTTTCGGCGAGGCGGCACTCAAGCCGGAGCAGAAGCGCTTCAAGACCGATGCGCAGGATGTGTTGAACATCATCGGCGCGCTGGAGAAGCAGCGCAGCGCTCAGGTGGAAGTGGGCGTGGCGCCGCATTCGCTGCGCGCCGCCTCGGTGGCGCAGATCCGCGAAGTGCTGGCGACGCTGCCGGCCCAGCGCCCGGTGCATATCCATATCGCCGAGCAGCAGGGCGAGGTAAAACAATCTCTGGACTACAGCGGACGCCGTCCGGTGCAGTATCTGTACGACCATCTGCCGGTGGACCAGCGCTGGTGCCTGGTGCATGCCACCCATCTGGTGGAAGAGGAAGTGAGCGCCATCGCCCGCAGCGGCGCCGTGGCGGGCCTGTGCCCGACCACCGAGGCGAATCTGGGCGACGGCCTGTTCCCGCTGGAGCCTTTCCTGCAGCAAGGCGGCCGTTTCGGCGTCGGCAGCGACAGCCATATTTCGCAGGGCGCGGTGGAAGAGCTGCGCTGGCTGGAATATGGCCAGCGCCTGCAGCAGCAGCGCCGCAATATCGCCGTCTCGCGCGAACAACGTAATGTGGGCGACTTCCTGTGGCAAGCGGCCTTGCAGGGCGGCGCGCAGGCGGCGGGCCGCCCGGTGGGGGCGCTCGGCGTAGGCAAGCGCGCCGACCTGATCGTGCTCGATCATGAGCATCCGAATCTGGATGGTCTGGATGCGCAGGAGGTTTTGGGTAGCCTGGTCTTCTGTGGAAATGATAATCTAGTCAAAGATGTCATGGTCGGCGGCCAGTGGGTGGTGCGCGGCCAGAAGCACGCGGCGCAACCGGCCATCACTGCGCGCTTCAAACAGACGCTGGCCGAACTGCGCGGGCTGAGAACATGA